The genomic region CAAAACGGtggcaaagaaaacaaagaatggattttcaaaatgttgacaaggtgtaaattaaaaaaaaacgtccAGGTACAAAGCACCACTTCTTTTTATTGAATGATGAATTACATTTAAGATTAAATTTgggaatttgcaaaaaaaaaaaacagtcaagcTAATTAACTATGATTGTAAAATTAAGTGAATCGCCTTCCCTTTTAAATTGTGAGGGCTCACTCATACAGTTGGGGGTATTGTTATATTGTTGACCTCAAACACTAATCTATAAAGACATCACATTCATCATCCAAACAATGTGACAGATATTTTAGTAGATGTTTCATCATCATTACTTCCAGCTGCCATCATCACAAGTGAAAGAAAGGAGTTCTTGATAATTTAAGATTTCCCAAACAGCTGCTGCTAAAGCTCAAATGAAATGTGTCACCCCTGTGAAGTACTGGGGTGACTAACCCTGTAAGTTTAACTCACCTTACAGTCATGAGCACCTTCTCTGATGGGATAGAGCCTGTGCCCAGTGTGTGCAGCTGCTTTCCCACATAAACCACAGATTGGCTCCAAGTCCTCCAAACAGAACAATGTGAGCTTTTCTCCATGCTCCCTACAAGCCTCTGGGTCATTCCAGCTTCTGTTCATCTTGAAGGATTCACAGGACCTCTCCAGCAGAGTGCTCACCACAATTTGATCCATAGAGGAACAGCGCCAGCACAGAGGACAGTGGTGCGAACACTCGCTGCCTTGTGTCTCCCAGCTGTCTTTCAGACAGGCTTTACAGAATCTGTCTCTACAAGTGAGCACCACTGGCTGACTGAGAATATGTCCACAGATCGGACAGGAAAGGTCATCCTCAAGATGAGCACGCCGGGTGGTCATTCTTTTTCACTGGGCTTTGATGAGAAGGCAGTATTCGAGgcccctcccacgtcactgcaGGGATACCTCAACATGACCTTAGGAATAAGTGTTGATACCTCAACCCCCTAAAGGCAGATCCCGTGttatgctgtgttgtgttgagtATGCACATCGCGCTTTCTCAAATAAacaccacaggaaaaaaaaaaaacccaaactggCTTAACATGTAAGAGACTGTAGCTGTGCAGATCAGAGCAAATGGTAGCCGGGCCAACGCATGGATGACAAAAAGGAGAATGGTATGCCATGTTCACCTCTAGGTTATTTGAGAAGTGTGTTGAAACAACCTGTCACACTGAAATGAAAGAGTTTGTGGAGAAACAATCTCCAAAAAAAGCCTGGGTGAAGCTATAAATAGAAGTAACTGATTTGGAAGTTATTTGGGTAAAGAAATATCCTCCTGCTGACCAATGGAATAATTTCACAGTCAAGTTTAGCTTAGGGCAACAGCTTTTTAAGAACCGACACatggttgtttttaaaatatcacaGAATCAAACCAGCTCTTTTAGTGTAAAACACAAGCAGTCAATGTGTTGCAGTTGTTAAGGACAAATAGAGGTTACTTCAGAGCACAGCGAGCACACAATGGCACTGTCGTCTGGAGTATTAATTTGTTAATTTCCAAAGAATTTAACAGTAAGCTGACCTTGTTTGTGCTGTAATCCAGTACTTTGTTGTGGGTCTTAGTTTACTAGAAACAGCGCAGTGCCAAAGAGCAAGAGCGTGGAGACAGAAAGCGAATACAGTCCTGCCATTAGAAAGCACTATGTGCCAGAGCTGCTGCAACTCTGCAGGATAGTCCTTAAACCTCACACACATGCTATGTTAGGATTCACAGTCAGCTTTAAACCATGCGGCTGGGAGAGTTATTAAAGAGttcactgtgtctgtagcaACCATATGCACATGACTCGAGGCTTCATCCCAAATATTGACATTACCTTAGATAACAGTGTGCTCAGTTTTAGAATAATGAAGTCAGgtttaaatatatttgtatgtttacAACCCCCTAAAAGCCTCCTGACATATCAGACAGGCATAATGCATGTCATCATCACAGAAATTAGTGAGagggaaaacttttttttcacccACCCACCCTGAGCAACCTCTGACCAAATAAGCACCAGTCTTGTTGGgatgccaaacacacacacacacacacacactaaggcCTTGCCAGATTAGTAGTGGCTCTGCATGTAGTCGCTAGACAGATTTCTTTTAATAggcatttattttacattaaggtcagttttatgtgttttaaatatttcttaacaactaacataatgtaatgtaatgatgGTTTAAATATGTTGTGGTAGGTGGGTGTAAGTAGGTGAATTAATAGctgttttaatctttaaattGGTCATTTGCTGAACTACAGTTTAgtaaactgattttatttttaacctttatttcaCCAGGAGGTCCCTTGAGATTAAAATCTTTCCGAGGTAGGCCTGGTCAGTGGCGATCCAAGACTCTGGGGAGGCCCTGTCCTaactatagccccttttccacaaCTTGAAAACCCACAAACATCCGCTGACATCtggcttttttatttaattgagCAGGTTACAATAGGCATTAACTCTTGGGTCAAATTACTCGGCGGTGGTCACTAGTATTTATCGTCTCCAGCTCCAAACGGCTCTGTCTGGCAgcatggaaatacaacacctggGCAgacatgctaattttagcctCTTTGGCGGCGTGATACAATGAGGGGCCGCCACAAAATACAGTCTCTATCCAAGCAGCACTTGAACGTCCGTCCATGCTGCTTTCCACTGTTTACTTACCTGTTTTCTGTCCCGCCTTTGACGTTGTGAcacgccaaaaaaaaaaaaataaataaaatacacaaaccacaaacacacttaTCTGCTGCAGAGGCATGTACACAGCTCcaggcaatgggaaaggagtctatcacCTATTTTTAGCAGCCTTAAAAATAACATACACATGCTGATTTTGGTGGAGAAAAAAAGGTATATTGGTATCCAACTGTCATAACGTAGCTAGAAGGGGCCCCTTTTGAGAGTTTTTTGGGGAAGTGGCAGTGCACTCTGTTCCCTTAATGGGAGATTTAAGGTGTTTTAGTTCTCATTGCAAAATATGCCAATATGAGTGGCCATCAGAGGCCCCTTTcacattttttggggggtgtcGCAAATATTTGCCTGGTTTGCCTCTCCTGATGGTGCACCCCTGGCCTGGACCATTACAAAGTTACAAACATTATAAAATAGAGGATGATAAAAATGGTCAAGGACAACAGATATATAATCACACTCTTTGGTCACACAGTTTTTGTGAACATTCCCAGGGAGACAAAATCATTAAGCTGtagtgtttttgaaagaaatcctGGGTACCTGTTTCTAAATGGAAAAGATGAAATCAGCTGGGAAAAGACAGATTGCTTTGCTGCATGAGtttacatgttcacacacatctgtgtgtgcgtgcaggcATCTCATACAGAGGCAAACATAGAAATAATAATGAGGAGGCTGATTGACATTTTACTACAGTGCATAGCCAGTATTGAAAGATAATACACATTGTGTATGTCTGATATTCAAATTTCAACATTTTGCATCTTCATAACATCAGAGAATAATCACAGTCGACTCTAAAGATCAGTCTTCATGTTGAAGTAGATCACGTCTAGAAGTGAGCATCCACATATTATCAAATTCATGCTCAACACTTTTAAACAGAAAAGATATGATGCCTTTTTATTCAGCTTACCTTATGATCACTGAATGCCTCCCTTATGGGATACACTATGTGATTCATATGCAGGCCCGTTCTGTGACACGTAGAGCAGACGGGCTCCAGATCCGCCACACACAGGAGAAACAGTTGCTCCCCATGTGTGTCGCATGATTTATCTGGAAGCGGGGGTCTCTCTTCAACGCAAAAAGGACACTCTTTAACACGATGCTGTGTCCAGAAGTGCTCCAAGCAACTGTTGCAAAAGCTACGACCACAGTTGATGCAGCAGAGCACCACTGAAGCCAGGAAGACCTCCCCGCACAAGGCGCAGCAGGAATCGTCAATCTCCATCTGTGAAATTCAATGCAGCACTGATGGGTCTCTCTCTTCCAGGCAGCAGAGCCTATGTTCCTtctgaatgtacagtatgtaccaTGAGTGTTCAACTACATATAGTCCTGcagcaggagagagagcagaCCCAGCTCCTCTTGTTTCACCATAAATAAACATGCACATTAAAGGCAGGTTTTCAGCTCAGTTTCAAACCAACTAACCTGAAAGGGACATGAAAAATCTCCACCGTAGAAAGAGATGTGAGCTATTTAATAAGCTTTACTTGTTCATTGATATCAATAGTCTTGTAATATTGTGTTATTTCTATGTTAAAATTTGAGTTTACATTGTTTAAATGACTTTAAGTCTTTCAGTGGCCACTTTCCAGGGTCTCTGCAGGTTTCAACaagtcaaatttaagactttttaagactttttaagaccataATGAATACAATTTAAGACCCATTTCACATCGATAAATTCGATAAATTCTGACCGGGCAGCACAGGTAGCCTACTTCAGTTCCGCTTTGTAGTTACGTTATAGCGTCCTCAAAAATCGAAACATTTAAAAGCAAGACTGAAGTTTAtgcatgttttaaataaaagtaacgTCAATAGATTTTTAAGACCTTTCAAAATCGTATTTAAGACCTTTTATGAGATTTTTATTAgaattttagacattttaaggccttaaattcaaattattggatttaagacttttttagactttttaagacccctCGGATACCCTGCTTTCAGTTActgttaatacattttttgggCAAGTAAAGGCACTAAGTCTAAAATGAAATACCTTCTTATTAACACATTTATATAATTGTCAGTACAGTTAAATTTGGTATGGtctattttaaatttaaagatggatttaaacaggtaaaaggCTCTTTTTTATTAGTCGTATTATAAAGAAAATCCTCGTAAATGCAATTTATTACTATTCATTTGCTTCATCAGAATCCTGTCTGTATTACAAGCTCATAATGACAATAGAAATCTATAGAGAAAGTGAACTTAAAGCTTAAAGAAGTAAAACTGATTTAATGGTGGACATTTGGAGCTTGATGTATAATGAgcctaattataataataaatctAGAGCAGAGTATCGACTAGAACATTTACAAAAGGCTGCAGGTTATAAAGGATTTAACACGGACAGGAATAAAGTCATTAGAAGTATCACTAATGTGCCTGCTGCTTTCTTCTCCCCTTGCACACACTTTTaaccagtattttttttataggATTTGTTTCATATGTGGATATGAAAAAGGTACGTTTTAATCACATGGTCCACTTTATTGATCTTCACATAGCAATGACAAAGGTACGAGTTGTTTTAAGAgcacaagacaaacaaacacttgtATATAGAGAAACACATATTAACTGAAgaatataaaaagaaagaaatggaatTAAAAGGTCTGTAACATTATCAATCAGCTGCACTAATAAGTAATGGCAAGAGGTGCAACAACGTGGGCCTACCTGGAATTTATGCCAGAGTTCAGTCATCCATGGCTTCCAAAGTTTAAAACCTCAGCTGAGCTGGGTCAATACTCGACACGTGAGTTTGGCTGACAAGAGATTAAGGCAACCCTGAACGCATGCTCTATTGTTACTGTTCAACAGCACACACCATGAAAATACCGTGTTTCACTCACATGGATATTAAAAGACAGAAGTGCGCTATTTAACACTGAAATGCATGTCAGAATCACTTGAAACAATGTGGACATTTAATTTAGCTGGAAATAATCTCAGCTGCTGACAGGGCATGATCTGGATATGGCCGTAATATCACCACCAGTAGTTATGATGTGTGAGATTGTATGTACATTCTTCAAATTTTCACATAAAGTAGTAACTGTTAATTAGCATGTGTGTAGTCTGAAGTGTattaaatgtgttgttttcttaTGTTACAGGACATTCTTAATTTACAAACAAATCATTGTGTCACgataatgtatatatatatatatatatccagtGCTCTGATGAGACAGTTTTAATCATACTTAATTTTTGGCTTCAATATCTATATATTTTGTTCTTGTCCTTAACATTTTTCCTTCACCCTCCTCTCGCTGTCCTCAAGGGTCAGAGGAGGCGCAGTGACTTCACATCAGCTTCCTGTCAGGGTGATCGGAGGCTCGTCCAGAGCGCTGGTGCCGGACCTCCAGGTGTTTACTCTGAACGCGGTCAAAGTGCTGGAGCAGCTCATTGTAATCCACCTGAGTGTGAGAGGCACGCTTGGAGACCACTTGCTTCTTTGAGTCCATGTATTTGGACTCATCCACAGTCCTCATGAGCTCCGGGTTAGGAACGCACCGCAAACGGTGGGAGAGCAGCTGGAAGGCCTGGCTCTGtggcagcagcatcagcaggCCGTACAGCGCCTTAATCAGGTAAGGGTTGTTCTCCACATCCAGGAGCTGCAGGCGCAGGTAGGTGAAAATGGGGCTCTCAATGAGCTGCACCAGCTTGTCGACCTCAATCAGGAAGTCAACCGTCACCTCCAGATCTCCAAACTTCTGGATGAGGTCATAGGCGTGTTTGTAGTTCtgtgtgaggaaacagagcgaCACAGTGGCCACGGGGTTGTGGCACCAGGAGCGATACAGACAGCAAAACAAAGCGCAGCTCTCCTGAGTGCGCAGGTCCTTCAGCTGGTTGCGCAACTGAAAGAGCTCAGCCGAGGTGAGCAGGATGGTGTTGAGTGTTTGAACCATGGTGGAGGCAAATTTCAGGTCCTCCTCCTTCAGCAAGATGTCGGCCATGGAGTGGAAAATGTTCTCTGCGTGAAGCAACAGACAGAGCTGCCTGATGATGAAAGCGCCTCTGTTCTCCAGCAGCTTCCTCTCCAGACTGAAACGCTTCAGCAGATTGATCATAAACTTGTAAAAATAGGAGTTCATACTGGGAGTGGACGGGGACGAGTCCACTGCTTTGGGCTGCTGTCCTGGCTTTGCACTCTCTGGGACTTTGAGCTCCAGTTTGTTGTCTGTGCTGTCGCAGGGGCCCGTTTGGTCCGTCTGGCCAGCAGGAGATGACGCTATCTCAGCTAACACCTCCAGATCTTTCAGTATCACCTCATCGGACTCATCAGACAGTGTTTTCAGCAGCATGGGAAACAGGCTGTCCGTATGGCGGAACATTTTGCGTGGCGTCTTGATGTAGAGGTGGTAGAGCCATTTGAGCACAGCTATGCGGGTCATCATGCCAGTGGAGGAGTCGTGTAGGTGTCGGTCCAACACCTGAACAATGCCGTCCAGGTCCAGAGTTACCTGAGGCCTGTCAGCATTCGCTGGAGCGAAGAAGCTGATGTTACTTAAACCAACAGATTCTTGTGATGCATTCAGGATATCATTGCTGTCCACTTCAGTTTTAGGCTGATGCTCCTCCTTGGACGGCGACCCTGTGCTTccgcttttctcctcctcctcatcctcatcatcttcaGGGGTCACCAGCTTCATCAGACTGTGATTGCACGCACTGGCTGCTTCTTTGGTGTTCTTCTTTCTGTCGTCGTAGGAGAGGCAAGGCAGCACTGCAGTCAGGATGCCAGAGGAGTAGGGGAGAACCACTCTGCCTGCAAGTTGGATAAACTCTCTCATCCAGGTCATAGCTGTCAGCTGGATCAGGTCGTTTGTGAGTTTTGCTTCATCTGCAACCTGGCAGTGGATGACCAGAATGTTGGCCATCTCTGCAAACTTCACACTGGAGGGCGTCTTCTTAATCTCCTTTAAAAACTCTCCGAGCACCACTTCACATGTCCTGCGGATCTCCTTGCTGTTGTCTCCCAGGATCTGGAAGAGCCCATCCAGGATCTCGGGGAGGTAGTCTAACAAGTTGATGTCCGGCACGGACTCCAGAACGTGGATCCAGGAGATAATAAATTGCCGAGCATATTGATTATTGGAGTAGATTCTCTCTCTGAGCAGGGGGACAAACGCCACTAAGTCAAACTTGTTACTCTCTGTCACAATGTCTTTCAGCAGTCTGTCCAAGAGTTCAGATCCGCTTTTCACATTGGGGTCTGGGTCTGCTGCGAGCTTGCTGAGCCCATCAAAGAGCAGGTTGAAGTGGGGAAGCACAGCTCCCCTGGCCACTTTGACTATGTTATACAGGGCCTCGCAGGCATAGTAGCGCAGGCGGCTGTCAGAGTCATTAAAGCACGTGAGCACAGGCTCAATAAGCTCCTTCAGATACAGACCTGAGTCCTTGCCGAGAGCGATGGAGCAGGCTGCCAGTCCAATGAGACCCCCCTTCCGGCTGTGGGGGTGCTGGGAAAGCGCAAACTCCGAGGCCAGGATCTGGATGACATGTCTGATTTGAGTAGAGTTGTTCTGAGCCACAAACTCCCGCACCAGTTTCTCTATCTCCAGAGCTGCCACTTTCCTCTTCTCGTACAGTTTGTCATTCAGAGCCCTCACAATGTTGGGCGTCAGAGGCGAAAAGTCCTTTTCCGTGTTCATGGTCGTAGCTGCGGTTTAACCGGATGTCCTCTACTGAAATATACGTTTAAAGGCGTGAAAGCCGTCTGCATTTATGACAatttattaaagaaaacacatcgGTTCTTCTCGGGGAATCAGGAAGCTTTGTAATAAAACGCAGCTGACCGGTTACATCCGCCGGAAATACGTCACGGCTGCTACATTTATTTAGTTCCCGCTTTGCGAGAACCGTTAGCTCAAATTAGCATCATTAGCGACGCGTACAGCTAATGTATTTCACACTGCTTCGCTACCACTGTGTTCACATTTGTTCCTTAGCTGTTGAAGAGGTTTTTTGTTGTCTCAGCCGGCTTTAACAATGGCGAACCGCTTCTCTTTCCACTCACAGCTCTCCACCATCATGGAGACGATGGCCAGGTCTGCCCTGAGTCAGATATGCAAGCTGGTGGATGAAGACACGGCGGAGCTCCGGCTGCGGTTGTCTCAGCTCCTGGTGGCTAACACCGCCCTGGCAGAGAAAGTGAACAGCCTGGAGTGCGAGCTGACCATTGTGAGAAGCGACTCCCCCAGAC from Epinephelus lanceolatus isolate andai-2023 chromosome 18, ASM4190304v1, whole genome shotgun sequence harbors:
- the vac14 gene encoding protein VAC14 homolog — its product is MNTEKDFSPLTPNIVRALNDKLYEKRKVAALEIEKLVREFVAQNNSTQIRHVIQILASEFALSQHPHSRKGGLIGLAACSIALGKDSGLYLKELIEPVLTCFNDSDSRLRYYACEALYNIVKVARGAVLPHFNLLFDGLSKLAADPDPNVKSGSELLDRLLKDIVTESNKFDLVAFVPLLRERIYSNNQYARQFIISWIHVLESVPDINLLDYLPEILDGLFQILGDNSKEIRRTCEVVLGEFLKEIKKTPSSVKFAEMANILVIHCQVADEAKLTNDLIQLTAMTWMREFIQLAGRVVLPYSSGILTAVLPCLSYDDRKKNTKEAASACNHSLMKLVTPEDDEDEEEEKSGSTGSPSKEEHQPKTEVDSNDILNASQESVGLSNISFFAPANADRPQVTLDLDGIVQVLDRHLHDSSTGMMTRIAVLKWLYHLYIKTPRKMFRHTDSLFPMLLKTLSDESDEVILKDLEVLAEIASSPAGQTDQTGPCDSTDNKLELKVPESAKPGQQPKAVDSSPSTPSMNSYFYKFMINLLKRFSLERKLLENRGAFIIRQLCLLLHAENIFHSMADILLKEEDLKFASTMVQTLNTILLTSAELFQLRNQLKDLRTQESCALFCCLYRSWCHNPVATVSLCFLTQNYKHAYDLIQKFGDLEVTVDFLIEVDKLVQLIESPIFTYLRLQLLDVENNPYLIKALYGLLMLLPQSQAFQLLSHRLRCVPNPELMRTVDESKYMDSKKQVVSKRASHTQVDYNELLQHFDRVQSKHLEVRHQRSGRASDHPDRKLM